One part of the Buchnera aphidicola (Ceratovacuna keduensis) genome encodes these proteins:
- the hemW gene encoding radical SAM family heme chaperone HemW has protein sequence MKKDIYLSLYIHIPWCIRRCPYCNFNISTFNIKKKKKYIKKYIKSMCIDLKKDIKLTKKRKIHTIFIGGGTPTIFTYKEIYTMLKKIKKIVKFSKNIEITIEMDPKTIKNKNIKFYEKIGINRISIGIQTFNNKKLRFLKRMYKCNEAIKIIKKCKKNKNTKINLDIMHSLPNQSLYEALVDIKIACKLNSNHISWYKLEIEKNTIFYKKKIKNTIEKIYLKILKYGRIILKKNKYKQYEISSYSKNNDESKHNLNYWNFGDYIGIGCGAHGKITIKNGEIIRTIKEKNIKKYNSKKHLYKIKIIKKKEKILEFFMNKFRLYKPFLIKDFFKYTKIKIKKIYKKIYKAKKNGYIKIKNKKIETTKKGKNFLEDLLEIFA, from the coding sequence ATGAAAAAAGATATATATTTAAGTCTGTACATACATATACCATGGTGTATAAGAAGATGCCCTTATTGTAATTTCAACATTTCAACTTTTAATATAAAAAAAAAAAAAAAATATATTAAAAAATATATAAAAAGTATGTGTATAGACCTTAAAAAAGATATTAAATTAACTAAAAAAAGGAAAATACATACTATATTTATAGGAGGAGGAACTCCTACAATATTTACATATAAAGAAATATATACAATGTTAAAAAAAATAAAAAAAATAGTAAAATTTTCTAAAAACATTGAAATAACTATTGAAATGGATCCTAAAACCATAAAAAATAAAAATATAAAATTTTATGAAAAAATAGGAATAAATAGAATATCTATAGGAATACAAACTTTTAATAATAAAAAATTACGTTTTTTAAAAAGAATGTATAAATGTAATGAAGCTATAAAAATTATAAAAAAATGTAAAAAAAACAAAAATACTAAAATAAATTTAGATATTATGCATAGTTTACCAAATCAATCATTATATGAAGCACTTGTTGACATAAAAATTGCTTGTAAATTAAATTCAAATCATATTTCTTGGTATAAATTAGAAATAGAAAAAAATACTATTTTTTATAAAAAAAAAATTAAAAATACTATTGAAAAAATTTATTTAAAAATACTAAAATATGGAAGAATTATTTTAAAAAAAAATAAATATAAACAATATGAAATATCTTCTTATTCGAAAAATAATGATGAATCTAAACATAATTTAAACTATTGGAATTTTGGAGATTACATAGGAATAGGATGTGGTGCTCATGGAAAAATAACTATAAAAAATGGAGAAATAATAAGAACAATAAAAGAAAAAAATATAAAAAAATATAATTCAAAAAAACATTTATATAAAATAAAAATTATTAAAAAAAAAGAAAAAATTTTAGAATTTTTTATGAATAAATTTAGATTATATAAACCATTTTTAATAAAAGATTTTTTTAAATATACTAAAATAAAAATAAAAAAAATTTATAAAAAAATTTATAAAGCTAAAAAAAATGGTTATATAAAAATTAAAAATAAAAAAATCGAAACTACAAAAAAAGGAAAAAATTTTTTAGAAGATTTATTAGAAATATTTGCATAA
- the sbcB gene encoding exodeoxyribonuclease I has protein sequence MLLKNFYFIFYDYETFGTRSSIDKPFQFSCVITDFDLNIISSDICFFCIPPIDYLPNIDSIFITKISPLDLLKKKCLNEYFFARKINKIFIKKNTCIVGYNNFSFDDEFTRNIFYRNFFDPYSWHWKNNSSRLDILIMLRAYYSFRPENIIWPKKNKKKNISFKLIDFTKKNNIFYKKAHNAIYDVHATISVTKFLKRKNKRLFYYILKMRFKKNVLSIINRNVWKPIFFSSSIFKTENFNLSTVLFLFIHPKNSNIAVMFDLSKNVKYLIYYIYKKKCLNLKINKLFLFGILFIYINRSPVIAPLSVFRKEDFTRFKINLEKKNDKISYIRSKWNFFLLLKNFFLKEKKENKKKKIDVDMKIYESFFCESDKNIMKKIHNVNIEKVLKKKFLFHDYRMNKLFFRFKARNFINTLNYLEKKKWKKHCLKIINYKFLNKYIENLKKKLKENCFNKINVSLIKKVFIYIKYIVNILKNY, from the coding sequence ATGTTATTAAAAAATTTTTATTTTATTTTTTATGATTATGAAACATTTGGTACAAGATCATCTATAGACAAACCATTTCAATTTTCTTGTGTTATAACAGATTTTGATTTAAATATTATAAGTTCTGATATTTGTTTTTTTTGTATTCCTCCTATAGATTATTTACCTAATATAGATTCTATTTTTATAACTAAAATATCACCTTTAGATTTATTAAAAAAAAAATGTTTAAATGAATATTTTTTTGCAAGAAAAATAAATAAAATTTTTATAAAAAAAAATACATGTATTGTAGGATATAATAATTTTAGTTTTGATGATGAATTTACTAGAAATATATTCTATAGAAATTTTTTTGATCCATATAGTTGGCATTGGAAAAATAATAGTTCTAGATTAGATATTTTAATAATGTTAAGAGCTTATTATTCATTTAGACCTGAAAATATAATATGGCCAAAAAAAAATAAAAAAAAAAATATTAGTTTTAAATTAATTGATTTTACAAAAAAAAATAATATTTTTTATAAAAAAGCTCATAATGCTATTTATGATGTACATGCTACTATTTCTGTTACAAAATTTTTAAAAAGAAAAAATAAAAGATTATTTTATTATATATTAAAAATGAGATTTAAAAAGAATGTTTTATCAATAATAAATAGAAATGTTTGGAAACCAATTTTTTTTTCTTCTAGTATTTTTAAAACTGAAAATTTTAATTTATCTACTGTTTTATTTTTATTTATTCATCCTAAAAATTCTAATATAGCTGTTATGTTTGATTTATCAAAAAATGTAAAATATTTAATATATTATATTTATAAAAAAAAATGTTTAAATTTAAAAATTAATAAATTATTTTTATTTGGTATTTTATTTATTTATATTAATAGATCTCCAGTAATTGCTCCATTATCTGTATTTAGAAAAGAAGATTTTACAAGATTTAAAATTAATTTAGAAAAAAAAAATGATAAAATATCTTATATAAGATCTAAGTGGAATTTTTTTTTATTATTAAAAAATTTTTTTTTAAAAGAAAAAAAAGAAAATAAAAAAAAAAAAATAGATGTAGATATGAAAATTTATGAAAGTTTTTTTTGTGAAAGTGATAAAAATATTATGAAAAAAATTCATAATGTAAATATAGAAAAAGTCTTAAAAAAAAAATTTTTGTTTCATGATTATAGAATGAATAAATTATTTTTTAGATTTAAAGCAAGAAATTTTATTAATACATTAAATTATTTAGAAAAAAAAAAATGGAAAAAACATTGTTTAAAAATTATTAATTATAAGTTTTTAAATAAATATATAGAAAATTTAAAAAAAAAGTTGAAAGAAAATTGTTTTAATAAAATAAATGTTTCTTTAATAAAAAAAGTATTTATATATATTAAATATATAGTTAATATTTTAAAAAATTATTAA
- a CDS encoding YqgE/AlgH family protein, with amino-acid sequence MKIALQNHFLIAMPGIEDPFFKKSVIYICKHDSSGTMGIIINKPIENLKIKDILIKLKIKNIKEENKEINKPVILGGPQSGDRGFILHSSKKNFSSSIKVSKKTLITTSKDILESIEKLEKPKNILVALGYCSWKKNQLENELLENSWLTAPANSYVLFKVPMKKKWNEAAKILGADIKKITINFGHA; translated from the coding sequence ATGAAAATAGCATTACAAAACCATTTTTTAATAGCTATGCCTGGTATAGAAGATCCATTTTTTAAAAAATCAGTTATATATATATGTAAACATGATTCTAGTGGTACTATGGGAATAATAATAAATAAACCAATAGAAAATTTAAAAATAAAAGATATATTAATAAAATTAAAAATAAAAAACATAAAAGAAGAAAATAAAGAAATAAATAAACCTGTAATTTTAGGAGGACCTCAATCTGGAGATAGAGGATTTATATTACATTCTTCTAAAAAAAATTTTTCATCAAGTATTAAAGTTTCTAAAAAAACTTTAATAACTACATCTAAAGACATACTTGAATCCATAGAAAAATTAGAAAAACCAAAAAATATATTAGTAGCATTAGGATATTGTTCATGGAAAAAAAATCAATTAGAAAATGAATTATTAGAAAACTCATGGTTAACTGCTCCTGCAAATAGTTATGTTTTATTTAAAGTTCCTATGAAAAAAAAATGGAATGAAGCAGCAAAAATATTAGGAGCAGATATAAAAAAAATTACAATAAACTTTGGACATGCATAA
- the ruvX gene encoding Holliday junction resolvase RuvX, translating into MHKMNYISFDYGTKNIGVAIGQKITNTGNILDSIKSKNKNINWKKIEKIIKLWNPKSIIIGLPLNMDGTEQKFTKQTKNFANKVSKKFNIKVHMHDERLSTVEAKSILFKKGFKNLTKNKINSTSALIILESWFLKKSFIKKSI; encoded by the coding sequence ATGCATAAAATGAATTATATATCTTTCGATTATGGGACAAAAAATATAGGTGTAGCTATAGGACAAAAAATTACTAATACAGGCAATATATTAGATTCTATAAAATCAAAAAATAAAAATATAAATTGGAAAAAAATAGAAAAAATAATAAAATTATGGAATCCTAAATCTATAATAATTGGATTACCATTAAATATGGATGGAACAGAACAAAAATTTACTAAACAAACAAAAAATTTTGCTAATAAAGTTAGTAAAAAATTTAATATAAAAGTACATATGCATGATGAAAGATTAAGTACAGTAGAAGCAAAAAGTATTTTATTTAAAAAAGGATTTAAAAATTTAACGAAAAACAAAATAAATTCTACATCAGCTTTAATAATATTAGAAAGTTGGTTTTTAAAAAAATCTTTTATAAAAAAAAGTATATAA
- a CDS encoding NifU family protein — MCSKKDYKNFNLEEKIKFWINNEINPNLSIHGGSITFIKIDKKKYVFLKFLGSCNGCSMSNLTLKNFISKQLLKKFTDIKGVKDITEHIRGKHSYY, encoded by the coding sequence ATGTGTTCAAAAAAAGATTATAAAAATTTTAATTTAGAAGAAAAAATAAAATTTTGGATAAATAATGAAATAAATCCTAATTTATCCATTCATGGAGGAAGTATAACATTTATAAAAATTGATAAAAAAAAATATGTTTTTTTAAAATTTTTAGGAAGTTGTAATGGATGTTCTATGTCAAATCTAACATTAAAAAATTTTATTTCTAAACAATTGTTAAAAAAATTTACAGATATAAAAGGTGTAAAAGATATTACAGAACATATTCGTGGAAAGCATTCATATTATTAA
- the aroK gene encoding shikimate kinase AroK translates to MLEKRNIFLVGPMGAGKSTIGKQLAQKLNMDFYDSDKEIEKRTGADIAWVFDVEGEKGFRIRENKIIDELTKKIGIVLATGGGSIVSDNIRNILSSRGTVVYLKTTIDKQLIRTKRDKNRPLLNKKNISNRFILENLAKKRNHLYKNISDLIVDTDNKSAKSIALYIFKKFKSNNFL, encoded by the coding sequence ATGTTAGAAAAGAGAAATATTTTTTTAGTTGGCCCTATGGGGGCTGGTAAAAGTACTATAGGTAAGCAATTAGCGCAAAAATTAAATATGGACTTTTATGATTCAGATAAGGAAATTGAAAAAAGAACTGGAGCAGATATAGCTTGGGTTTTTGATGTAGAAGGAGAAAAAGGATTTAGAATAAGAGAAAATAAAATTATAGATGAATTAACTAAAAAAATAGGTATAGTTTTAGCTACTGGAGGTGGTTCTATAGTTTCTGATAATATTAGAAATATATTATCTTCTAGAGGAACTGTAGTTTATTTAAAAACTACTATAGATAAACAACTTATTAGGACTAAAAGAGATAAAAATAGACCATTATTGAATAAAAAGAATATATCTAATCGTTTTATTTTAGAAAATTTAGCTAAGAAAAGAAATCATTTATATAAAAATATATCTGATTTAATAGTAGATACAGATAACAAAAGTGCTAAATCAATAGCGTTATATATTTTTAAAAAATTTAAATCAAATAATTTTTTATAA
- the dnaB gene encoding replicative DNA helicase produces the protein MEKNKKIFETLYKNKKYKKKTPPHSIEAEQSILGGLMLDNNKWDTVSEIIVEKDFFIVQHRIIFNEMKNLLDLECPIDLITLSESLEQKKKLEIVGRFSYLAELSKNTPSTANIKAYANIVKERAIIREIILAANKMIIAGYNTEGKNSENLLDYAESIIFKISENRIKKKSGPKNIVQILDSTISNIENLMKSPIEDITGINTGYQDLNKKTSGLQKSELIIIAARPSMGKTTFAMNICENIAMIYEKPVLIFSLEMPVEQIMIRILSSLSRVNQSKIRTGKLNDEDWSRISSTINILLKKKNIYIDDSSSLTTTEIRSRSRKIYRENKGISLIMIDYLQLMKIPSIKENRTLEIAEISRTLKSLAKELEVPIIALSQLNRSLEQRADKRPLNSDLRESGSLEQDADLIMFIYRDEVYYENSDFKGIAEIIIGKQRNGPIGTIRLTFNGHWSRFDNYSGIKYK, from the coding sequence ATGGAAAAAAATAAAAAAATATTTGAAACTTTATACAAAAATAAAAAATATAAAAAAAAAACACCACCACATTCTATAGAAGCTGAACAATCTATATTAGGTGGATTAATGCTAGATAATAATAAATGGGATACAGTTTCAGAAATAATAGTAGAAAAAGATTTTTTTATAGTTCAACATAGAATAATATTTAATGAAATGAAAAATTTATTAGATTTAGAATGTCCAATTGATTTAATAACATTATCAGAATCTTTAGAACAAAAAAAAAAATTAGAAATAGTAGGAAGATTTTCTTATCTTGCTGAATTATCTAAAAATACTCCAAGTACAGCAAATATTAAAGCATATGCTAATATAGTAAAAGAAAGAGCAATAATAAGAGAAATAATATTAGCAGCTAATAAAATGATAATAGCAGGATATAACACAGAAGGCAAAAATAGTGAAAATTTATTAGACTATGCTGAATCTATAATTTTTAAAATTTCTGAAAATAGAATAAAAAAAAAATCAGGACCAAAAAATATAGTTCAAATATTAGATTCTACTATATCTAATATAGAAAATTTAATGAAATCTCCTATTGAAGATATAACAGGTATAAATACTGGATATCAAGATTTAAATAAAAAAACTTCAGGACTACAAAAATCAGAATTAATAATAATAGCAGCTAGACCTTCTATGGGAAAAACTACATTTGCTATGAATATTTGCGAAAACATAGCTATGATATATGAAAAACCAGTATTAATATTTAGTTTAGAAATGCCTGTAGAACAAATAATGATAAGAATATTATCATCATTATCAAGAGTTAATCAATCTAAAATAAGAACAGGAAAATTAAATGATGAAGATTGGTCAAGAATATCTAGCACTATAAATATTTTATTAAAAAAAAAAAATATATATATAGATGATTCTTCTTCATTAACTACAACAGAAATAAGATCTAGATCTAGAAAAATATATAGAGAAAACAAAGGAATTAGTTTAATTATGATAGATTATTTACAGTTAATGAAAATACCATCTATAAAAGAAAATAGAACTTTAGAAATAGCAGAAATTTCTAGAACATTAAAATCATTAGCTAAAGAATTAGAAGTTCCAATAATAGCTTTATCTCAATTAAACAGATCATTAGAACAAAGAGCAGATAAAAGACCTTTAAACTCAGATTTAAGAGAATCAGGATCTTTAGAACAAGATGCAGATTTAATAATGTTTATATATAGAGATGAAGTATACTATGAAAATAGTGATTTTAAAGGAATAGCAGAAATAATAATAGGAAAACAAAGAAATGGTCCTATAGGAACTATAAGATTAACATTTAATGGTCATTGGTCAAGATTTGACAATTATTCTGGAATAAAATATAAATAA
- the aroB gene encoding 3-dehydroquinate synthase, giving the protein METLKISLNKKKYYVNIGYNIINNKDLVSKLKIFKNSVLITNTTIYKIYKNNVINNFKRLGIINKKIILQDGEIYKTFDSVQLIIEKLIKLNCGRNITLISFGGGVIGDITGFVSSIYKRGIKYINIPTTLLSQVDASIGGKTGVNNHLSKNVIGTFYHPEIVIIDLMFLRTLPKKEIISGFSEIIKYSILFDKNFFYWIKNNLNNILFMKKNFLLKCIKKSCEFKIKIISEDEKEKNSRMLLNLGHTFGHAIESFTKYKWSHGESVSSGIVMSSIFSNVLGKISSSEVNEIINLFKLIGLPTIGPKNMYSKDYLKYMLRDKKNICNKKVRLIIPEKIGRCVLLDNVDTNILIKVINKNFIN; this is encoded by the coding sequence TTGGAAACTTTAAAAATATCATTAAATAAAAAAAAATATTATGTAAATATAGGTTATAATATTATTAATAATAAAGATTTAGTTTCTAAATTAAAAATTTTTAAAAATTCTGTTTTAATAACTAATACAACTATATATAAAATTTATAAAAATAATGTTATAAATAATTTTAAAAGATTAGGAATTATTAATAAAAAAATAATATTACAAGATGGAGAAATATATAAAACATTTGATTCTGTACAATTAATTATAGAAAAACTTATTAAATTAAATTGTGGAAGAAATATTACATTAATTTCATTTGGTGGTGGTGTTATTGGAGATATTACAGGATTTGTTTCTTCTATTTATAAAAGAGGAATTAAATATATAAATATACCTACTACTTTACTATCTCAAGTAGATGCTTCTATAGGTGGAAAAACTGGAGTTAATAATCATCTTTCTAAGAATGTTATTGGTACTTTTTATCATCCAGAAATTGTAATAATTGATTTAATGTTTTTAAGAACTTTACCTAAAAAAGAAATTATTTCTGGTTTTTCAGAAATAATAAAATATTCAATTTTATTTGACAAAAATTTTTTTTATTGGATTAAAAATAATTTAAATAATATATTGTTTATGAAAAAAAATTTTTTGTTAAAATGTATTAAAAAATCTTGTGAGTTTAAAATAAAAATAATTTCTGAAGATGAAAAAGAAAAAAATTCTAGAATGTTGTTAAATTTAGGACATACTTTTGGTCATGCTATAGAGTCTTTTACAAAATATAAATGGTCACATGGTGAATCTGTTTCTTCAGGTATTGTTATGTCTTCTATATTTTCTAATGTTTTAGGAAAAATTTCTTCTTCAGAAGTAAATGAAATAATTAATTTATTTAAATTAATAGGTCTTCCTACTATAGGTCCAAAAAATATGTATTCTAAAGATTATTTAAAATATATGTTAAGAGATAAAAAAAATATTTGTAATAAAAAAGTTAGACTAATAATTCCAGAGAAAATAGGAAGATGTGTTTTATTAGATAATGTAGATACTAATATTTTAATAAAAGTAATTAATAAAAACTTTATAAATTAA
- the gshB gene encoding glutathione synthase: MKIRIGVVMDPINSINIKKDSTFSILLESQKRNYTIYYMEIKDLYIYLNKAYSNTKIINIQKDKKKWFKIIKKKTILLSKLDIIFMRKDPPVNMEFIYSTYILEKAEKNGTIVVNKPSSLRNFNEKIFSIKFKKFIPETLITSKKKIIKNFIKKNKDIIIKPLNGMGGHSIFRIKKKDKNFSVIVETMTKKETKYCIVQKYVKEILNGDKRIIIINGIPIKWCVYRIPKKGENRGNIASGGKVKLKKINKKDLKISKRIGKFLIKKGIIIAGIDIIGNKLIEINITSPTCIREIENFYKVSISEMLLNCLEKKILKKNIK; this comes from the coding sequence ATGAAAATAAGAATAGGAGTAGTAATGGATCCTATAAATAGTATAAATATAAAAAAAGATTCTACTTTTTCTATATTACTTGAATCACAAAAAAGAAATTATACTATATATTATATGGAAATAAAAGATTTATATATATATTTAAATAAAGCATATTCTAATACAAAAATTATAAATATTCAAAAAGATAAAAAAAAATGGTTTAAAATAATTAAAAAAAAAACTATATTATTATCTAAATTAGATATAATTTTCATGAGAAAAGATCCTCCAGTAAATATGGAATTCATTTATTCAACATATATTTTAGAAAAAGCAGAAAAAAATGGAACAATAGTAGTTAATAAACCTAGTAGTTTAAGAAATTTTAATGAAAAAATTTTTAGTATAAAATTTAAAAAATTTATTCCGGAAACATTAATAACATCAAAAAAAAAAATAATAAAAAATTTTATAAAAAAAAATAAAGATATTATAATAAAACCGTTAAATGGAATGGGTGGACATTCAATATTTAGAATAAAAAAAAAAGATAAAAATTTTTCTGTAATAGTTGAAACTATGACAAAAAAAGAAACTAAATATTGCATAGTACAAAAATATGTAAAAGAAATATTAAATGGAGATAAAAGAATAATAATAATAAATGGAATTCCAATAAAATGGTGTGTTTATAGAATTCCAAAAAAAGGAGAAAATAGAGGCAATATAGCTTCAGGAGGAAAAGTTAAATTAAAAAAAATAAATAAAAAAGATCTTAAAATTTCCAAAAGAATTGGTAAATTTTTAATAAAAAAAGGTATAATAATAGCAGGAATAGATATAATAGGAAATAAATTAATAGAAATAAATATTACCAGCCCTACATGTATAAGAGAAATAGAAAACTTTTATAAAGTTTCTATTTCAGAAATGTTATTAAATTGTTTAGAAAAAAAAATATTAAAAAAAAATATAAAATAA
- the ssb gene encoding single-stranded DNA-binding protein — translation MASRGINKVILIGHLGQDPEVRYMTNGIAVANMNIATSETWKDKNTGEIREKTEWHRIVLFNKLAEIAREYLRKGSQVYIEGSLQTRKWQDQNNIDRYTTEVVVNIGGTMQMLGTRNNNSTNISKKEKSNSKNIDSNKQKILKKDNIKEDEGYSKKDILLNESSDSEFDDEIPF, via the coding sequence ATGGCTAGTAGGGGAATAAATAAGGTAATATTAATAGGTCATTTAGGTCAAGATCCTGAAGTAAGATATATGACTAATGGAATAGCAGTAGCTAATATGAACATTGCAACTTCTGAAACATGGAAAGATAAAAATACTGGAGAGATAAGAGAAAAAACAGAATGGCATAGAATTGTTCTGTTTAATAAGTTAGCTGAAATAGCAAGAGAATATCTAAGAAAAGGATCTCAAGTTTATATAGAAGGTTCTTTACAAACTAGAAAATGGCAAGATCAAAATAATATAGATAGATATACTACTGAAGTTGTTGTAAATATAGGAGGAACTATGCAAATGTTAGGTACTAGAAACAATAATTCTACTAATATTTCAAAAAAAGAAAAATCCAATTCTAAAAATATAGATTCTAATAAACAAAAAATTTTAAAAAAAGATAATATAAAAGAAGATGAAGGTTATTCTAAAAAAGATATTTTGTTAAATGAAAGTAGTGATTCAGAATTTGATGATGAAATTCCTTTTTAA
- a CDS encoding oxidative damage protection protein — MNKIIKCSFFKKKLKRLKKQEYPGKIGKKIYNKISEKAWKKWKLEEIKLINEKKLNMVHSSDIKKLENYMIKFLFKKN; from the coding sequence ATGAATAAAATTATAAAATGTTCTTTTTTTAAAAAAAAATTAAAAAGATTAAAAAAACAAGAATATCCTGGAAAAATAGGAAAAAAAATATATAATAAAATATCAGAAAAAGCTTGGAAAAAATGGAAACTTGAAGAAATAAAATTAATTAATGAAAAAAAATTAAACATGGTACACAGTAGTGATATAAAAAAATTAGAAAATTACATGATAAAATTTTTATTTAAAAAAAATTAA
- the trmB gene encoding tRNA (guanosine(46)-N7)-methyltransferase TrmB yields MKINKNLKKINILNKNILFREVKSFVLRRKKISNINIKIIKKFWKQFCIEFSYIRKKYIFKNNLNPIILDIGFGNGKKLCFDVIKNSKINFLGIEVYINGILHCIKECKKYNIKNLKIIYFDALKVLKYMLLDNSIFKIQIFFPDPWKKKRHNKRRLINLMFLSLVRLKLIKNGILHIMTDCKSYYIYIIKNIEIINCFKNFFFIEDKYKNFNKKNNINTKYENIAKNKKKVIYNIIYKKI; encoded by the coding sequence ATGAAAATAAATAAAAATTTAAAAAAAATAAATATTTTAAATAAAAATATATTATTTAGAGAAGTTAAAAGTTTTGTATTAAGAAGAAAAAAAATAAGTAATATTAATATTAAAATTATAAAAAAATTTTGGAAACAATTTTGTATAGAATTTTCTTATATTAGAAAAAAATATATTTTTAAAAATAATTTAAATCCTATAATTTTAGATATAGGATTTGGAAATGGAAAAAAATTATGTTTTGATGTTATAAAAAATTCTAAAATAAATTTTTTAGGAATAGAAGTATATATTAATGGAATTTTACATTGTATTAAAGAATGTAAAAAATATAATATAAAAAATTTGAAAATAATTTATTTTGATGCTTTAAAAGTTTTAAAATATATGTTATTAGATAATTCAATATTTAAAATTCAAATATTTTTTCCTGATCCTTGGAAAAAAAAAAGACATAATAAAAGAAGATTAATAAACTTAATGTTTTTATCTTTAGTAAGATTAAAACTAATAAAAAATGGTATATTGCATATTATGACTGATTGTAAATCATATTATATATATATTATTAAAAATATAGAAATTATTAATTGTTTTAAAAACTTTTTTTTTATTGAAGATAAATATAAAAATTTTAATAAAAAAAATAATATAAATACTAAATATGAAAATATAGCTAAAAATAAGAAAAAAGTTATATATAACATAATATATAAAAAAATTTAA
- the dusA gene encoding tRNA dihydrouridine(20/20a) synthase DusA produces MIKKKNNIYRFCVAPMFGYTDKYCRKIYRIISKKTILFTEMISTNDILKKNSKKFIYNKKKENPVVIQISGSNENEISKCAEISYKKNYKYINLNIGCPSIKAQKGNFGAILMKQPEIIINSINNISNNTPIETSIKSRIGINKKDDYKFLKEFIYNISTKSTCKTFILHARKAILKNISTKKNLKIPKINYNFVYKIKKDFPNLKIIINGEIKNIKESLIHLKYTDGVMLGRSIYKEPMILKSVDKKIYNKKKKKSKKILYKIFKYINKKVSEKVPMYKITRHITNIFKNKPYSHIWKRMILSKKNQKKNIKTIFKNYKNFVKILINKNLKKK; encoded by the coding sequence ATGATTAAAAAAAAAAATAATATTTATAGATTTTGTGTAGCACCAATGTTTGGATATACTGATAAATACTGTAGAAAAATATATAGAATAATTAGTAAAAAAACTATATTATTTACAGAAATGATATCTACAAATGATATATTAAAAAAAAATTCTAAAAAATTCATATATAATAAAAAAAAAGAAAATCCTGTAGTAATACAAATATCCGGATCAAATGAAAATGAAATATCTAAATGTGCTGAAATTTCTTATAAAAAAAATTATAAATATATAAATTTAAATATAGGATGTCCTTCAATAAAAGCTCAAAAAGGAAATTTTGGAGCAATATTAATGAAACAACCAGAAATTATAATAAACTCAATAAATAATATATCAAATAATACTCCAATAGAAACTAGTATAAAATCTAGAATAGGAATAAATAAAAAAGATGATTATAAATTTTTAAAAGAATTTATATATAATATATCTACTAAAAGCACATGTAAAACATTTATTTTACATGCTAGAAAAGCAATATTAAAAAACATAAGTACAAAAAAAAACTTAAAAATACCAAAAATAAACTATAATTTTGTTTATAAAATAAAAAAAGATTTTCCAAATCTTAAAATAATAATAAATGGAGAAATAAAAAATATAAAAGAATCTTTAATTCATTTAAAATATACTGATGGTGTTATGTTAGGAAGAAGTATATATAAAGAACCTATGATTTTAAAATCAGTTGATAAAAAAATATATAATAAAAAAAAAAAAAAATCAAAAAAAATTTTATATAAAATATTTAAATATATTAATAAAAAAGTTTCAGAAAAAGTTCCTATGTATAAAATTACTAGACATATTACAAATATTTTTAAAAATAAACCATATTCTCATATATGGAAAAGAATGATATTATCAAAAAAAAATCAAAAAAAAAATATTAAAACAATTTTTAAAAACTATAAAAATTTTGTAAAAATACTAATTAATAAAAATTTAAAAAAAAAATAA